The following are encoded together in the Pygocentrus nattereri isolate fPygNat1 chromosome 15, fPygNat1.pri, whole genome shotgun sequence genome:
- the calr3a gene encoding calreticulin 3a has translation MRIAVAVFALLAAANATVFFKEQFLDGDGWKSRWAESKHKSDYGQWKLSAGKFYGDAELDKGLQTSQDARFYAMSSRFEPFSNEGKDLVIQFTVKHEQKIDCGGGYVKVFPADLDQAEMHGDSQYYVMFGPDICGYSTKKVHVIFNYKGQNHLIKKEIRCKDDEHTHLYTLILHPDQTYEVKINNEKVESGSLEEDWDFLPPKKIKDPEAKKPEDWDDRAKIDDPEDTKPEDWDKPENIPDPDAKKPDDWDEDMDGEWEPPMIPNPEYKGEWKPKQIDNPNYKGAWVHPEIDNPEHTPDDSIYKYDNIGVIGLDLWQVKSGTIFDNFLISDDVKEAEEFGKETWGATKGPEKKMKEKQEEEERKKREEEEKSKKDEDNDNEEEDEEQEDEQDEDEEETTEEPSPAEEDEENDDDKLAKDEL, from the exons ATGAGAATCGCCGTTGCAGTTTTCGCCTTACTCGCGGCTGCTAACGCGACTGTGTTCTTCAAAGAGCAGTTTCTGGACGGAG ATGGATGGAAGAGTCGATGGGCAGAGTCCAAACACAAATCGGACTACGGTCAGTGGAAACTTTCTGCTGGGAAGTTCTACGGCGATGCTGAACTGGACAAAG GTCTACAGACGAGCCAGGATGCCCGCTTTTACGCCATGTCCAGCCGGTTTGAGCCCTTCAGCAATGAAGGTAAAGATCTAGTGATCCAGTTTACGGTGAAGCACGAGCAGAAGATTGACTGCGGCGGTGGATATGTGAAAGTCTTCCCCGCTGACCTGGACCAGGCCGAAATGCACGGCGACTCGCAGTATTACGTCATGTTCG GCCCGGATATCTGTGGCTACAGCACCAAGAAAGTGCACGTTATTTTCAACTACAAAGGCCAGAACCATCTCATCAAGAAAGAAATTCGATGCAAA GACGATGAGCACACACACCTGTACACCCTCATCCTCCATCCCGATCAGACATACGAGGTCAAAATTAACAATGAGAAAGTGGAGTCCGGCTCTCTGGAGGAAGACTGGGACTTCCTTCCTCCGAAAAAGATCAAAGATCCAGAGGCAAAGAAGCCAGAAGACTGGGACGACCGCGCTAAAATCGATGACCCCGAGGACACGAAGCCAGAG GACTGGGATAAACCAGAGAACATTCCTGATCCTGATGCCAAGAAGCCTGATGACTGGGATGAAGACATGGATGGAGAGTGGGAGCCACCTATGATTCCTAACCCGGAGTATAAG gGTGAATGGAAACCCAAACAGATTGACAACCCCAACTACAAAGGAGCATGGGTGCATCCCGAGATCGATAACCCCGAACACACGCCGGACGATTCCATTTACAAATACGACAACATTGGTGTTATCGGTTTAGATCTGTGGCAG GTAAAATCCGGTACCATTTTTGACAACTTCCTGATCAGTGATGACGTGAAGGAGGCAGAAGAGTTTGGGAAAGAGACGTGGGGAGCCACCAAG GGCccagagaagaaaatgaaggagaagcaggaagaggaggagaggaaaaagagggaagaagaggagaagagcaaGAAGGATGAAGACAACGATAACGAGGAAGAAGACGAGGAGCAGGAGGACGAGCAGGACGAGGACGAGGAGGAAACCACGGAGGAGCCCAGCCCAGCGGAGGAGGACGAAGAGAACGACGATGACAAACTTGCTAAAGATGAACTGTAG